GTGGGGATGGTCAAAAGTCGGAAGGGAAAAGTCGGTATTGCACCAGTGACGTGCGGTGAGGTTTGTGGCTGGTGAGGCACTGACTCTTTCAGAGTCAGATTTACaaatatatgcacccaatataTTTGCCAACTGCCGATTGTGTTTCATATCTCATATCAGCATACTGTCCATACACATAGCAGGTACATATTGGGCAAAGGaagaatgtaaaatgtatagCGGTTCAGTATGCCTCCCAAAAAACACCAAGGTGGATGCTACAGACAGCCTATAACAAGCGACAGGGATTGCGCAATCTAACGTGAGGCACAGCTCGGTGCTGCCTCAATTCGCTGCCTACGCTGTAATTGAACAGGAAATATGCAAAATACAGCGATTTTGATTATAAAAATTATTGAAATTATTTGAATCATACAGAAATTGCATTTATAGCACAGATCAGtggacaaatatttattttatcattagcATACATCTCATGATGACAGGTGAGGCACTGCCACCATTCCTGTATTTTACACCATAATTCACTTCACTGCTACTTTGCTGTGTTTCTTGAACAAGGTTATCGTGCAGATCTTTGGTTCACATCTCAAAAATTACCAGTGACTGCATCTGATGTTTGCATCTCTGTCTGGGTGGCAAGACAAAACCTGTAGAAATATGTAGATCTGAAACCAACTAGCCCATGGGCAGCAAGGTTATCAACCACAACAGAGTAGACTGTGTCTTTGTACCTGCAGAGATGTCAGAATAGGCACATACATAAAGGTATGTTGTGACGACTCAATCAGGTACTCATAATATGATTTTCTCCTTTTAGCTGTTGACAATGGtccttcagaaaaaaacagattttagcAAAACattactctttatattatattatatatttataattatattttttcagtACCTTGATTACAGATTCTGTGACAACAGGTTCTGATAGAGAAAACAACTGTTCAATTTCCTGTGTTGCTCTCTGTGATGCATGAagaatcatttgcattttcaagAATAAGGCAGCCATATTATACTGTAACTGCTCAGTTATTCCATCAGACCTACAGCCGGCTACTGAGgctgtttcagtttcatcagAAACCTCTGCTGGATCATGTTCAGTGTCACTATCCTTGGAAACATTCAGTAGATCTTGCACTACTTCAGATCTTGATTAGATCTTGCACTACAACTGCTACATCATAGTCGGatgcatttttatgtttcctGCAATTGTGTGCATTATGCGTGGATGCATGTGGagtaaacatttgttttaaaattgcaAAATGGTTACTTGAAAGCACACAGTGGGCAATAAAACACCTGATTAATTAAACGTGCTAAATGTACACATGCAGTTTTTAAACAGGCAAGGTAAAGGTGAAACTGTGGAATACTGGCCGTGGTGGAGTCTGTAATGTCTCAATAACTACTTTTAACCTTCTGGTGCATAGCAgtcactacagtggacagctaCTAAAAAGTAACTTTCTCTTTAATGCATAGGTTTCTATGGTGGAACTGCATATCAGCCCagttcatttttacagtaagtTCACAATGTTTTATGTTGAGTGCTCAGGCGCATGTAGTCCACTGGATTGGACATGTCTGTAActttatgaaaaaaatcatatttttggaaaaaaaagttgaacagttttttcatgtcctgagaagaataaaaacacttcagaaaaaaatcttgacCAAGGctttcataattcatgcatcAGAGGGTTAAGGCACTAGAAGCGCCACACAACTTCCACTTccacatttttcctctctctaaaCAACTGACAATTAATACAGTAACACAACTAGCAAAAATAGTTAGTATCTTTCTAATTCTAAAGTTTGTGAGGCTTGATTAAATAATAGACTAAAAacaatgtgtgtaaatgtgtgtgtgtatctgcatatATATTACAACAGTCATTTTAGTGGTATTGAAGTTGAGGTcaactcaaaagaaaaaaaaaaatcatttagagtacagtcaatttatttattttttttgaggATTAAGTTATATTATCATACTTCTTTTATTAAGATGTGCTGTTAGGTTTTACAGTGTGATTAAGGATGTACAGCCTTAATCAGTATGTGAAGTAGACAGCTCTGTTTAAGCTTGCAACATTCTAGACTTGTGGGaaacaatgttttgcttctatctAACTTGTCTTTCATCATGATGGACACCTCTATTAGTATCACAATAACTGGCCTTTACTATACCTTCCCCTTAAAGCAACAAATTGCTGCAATATATAACCTCTCTTTGAAACCAAGTCTTTAATCACACTTAAAATGCTTCAACAGTTCAAACCACATCAGTCCTCTAGttgatttatcatttttatcctCAGTaccatttttattatatttgataATTTCCTCATTTGGCAGGATCATTatctgcaaaagaaagaaaggatgcAACACAATAAATCAGCATTTTTTCACCTTGCAGACAGTTCAGAAGCAAACACTGTAATTACTTTATGTCTGTAGGCCATGACCACAGTGTCTATCTTGGTTTTTCACCCCTCAATTATGTGCGggcataaaataaaattgtaatgTTCCACAACACTTCAAATATGCAAATCTTCTGTCATGGATCCAATTGTACCAACAGGttactatatatatacacatacacatacacataatcaACAGAGTTTGGACATTTTTTTGCATTACCTTTTATGACTTCATTTACTTACATTGCTGCAGAAAAGCCTTTATAGAAGAACAAGACAACAAGATTACCCCTGACCGAATCATTCCAAAGAGTTCTAAATTGAATCTTTGTAGCACccttcttgttgttgttttaggGCATCTTTACAGGTCCAAGGAACCCTGGAGGACACGGGGACAGATATCACTGAATCTGATAGTAGAACCAAAGATATTGTATTACTGAGAATTCTGGGCCAGTTAGGACAGATTTCCTACTCTGAGATGGTTTATAAATAAGggtctgatgtttttttgaaGAGACATTAAAGAAGACCCTGCTGTGCACAGAGCCACCTTGCTGTTCTTGTTGGGACAGGAGCAGTCACACATAATTACCAGGTGGTCCTCACTGTAGCTCTGTGTATCAGCAGCTGCACATCTCAAAGAGGCACTGACTTGCTGGTACTCTTGCCTGACAAACGTGAAGATGCTGTGGCTGAGTCTTCTGATTATCCTTCTGGCTGGCCACACTCCTGTGATGGGCTTACCTCTCCGAACCTCAGACCTGCCTACACAGCCTCATGCTGGACCATCTGGAGCTGACCGGGAGTTTGCAGAGGTATTTGTCACTTTACACATGGAATAGTATGAAAGACAGCATGCTGGATTTACAGGTCTCTTAGCTGGGCtagtgttattttatttctggaATGTTCACTCTGGACAGCTTTACAGCCCCTTTACCTTGGTCTGAGTGGAGCTCTGCTCAGGTATAGTAGTGATTTGTTAGTTTTAGGTTTCCCTAAAAGCTCCTTTAATCATCTTATTGTTGACCCACAGGATCTAAGTTTCCACTTCCAGAAAAATATTGTATATGGCTCCAGAAAGTCATAGTATTCCTATTATTCTTTCTAGCACTACATTATGAAAGCTTATATTGAAGTTAAGTAACATGGATTTGTATCCACAGTGTTTCGTGAGAGCTGGTTACTCTGTAAgcacactgtgtttttcagtgtcagctgtTGGACATTTCTACCCCCATGAAACATCACCTGAAGTGAAATGAGATACGCTGATAATATTTCTGACTAGACTCACTTCTCAAGAAGACAGTGACAAAGGGGGGTGTGCTTTCTACAAAACCAGTGTTATCTTTTGATAACAGATAACAACAGACTGAATATATGAGCAACCACAACCTCACAGCTAATTGCAACATTTGCcaaataaaatatactgtattacaTGCCTGCCAATCCTGTGGTTAATTACCACTATCACTTTTTCATGTATTATTAGATCAAATAACTCCatatttaaagagaaaatatttattatggtaaagttttttttaaaatctaatattAATTCtatattttgttaaatgaaaatcatgtttatatttctcAGATATATCAAGTCAGTCAAGTCCTGTGCTAGTtctttaataattaattatttgttgGCCAGAGTAGTCAGAttacatttaatatattttgtatatgCATACAAGAACCATTCTTAAACTGAAGGATTTATCAGTATGCGGACAGCTACTGGCATCCTTCGATGGGCCAGAAAATATAATCATTAAATCTTGTTTGCTCCCTATTTGCTGTGCTCTGTTCTTTTACTGTGTTGCATATTCAAACAGTTATCACTCACATTACAGAGGTGTTAGAGTAATGAAAGTTAAGAACATGTGGCCTTGAAGATTAGTGCACCAATGTTTACAGAGCTGTCAGAGAAGTCAGTGGCGACAAAATCTTTAGGCGCTGTGTGGCTGCTCAACACCTGCAATTACATGAGTACCATACTGTTTCTGCAGCATACTGTTATTAAAGGTTTGAGGAAATGTTTGGAATGTTTACTGTAAAGTCTGTAGTCATTTCATGAACAGTGTTACTACTCAACTAGCATGACTTTGTGAGGAAAAAGGGGCTTACCTTCTACAAATTGTTTTCAAGCTACTCAGATTGTCAAATCTCAGCATATTTGTTACTTTAGTAGACTGTAGTAATCATCACTTATTATCATCTTCAGGAATATCTATGGCGATTCTATGGCTACCAGCCCAAGTTAGCAAGACAGAAGAGGACTACAGACAAAGATGAAGATGCTGATTGGAAGACTGGACTGTGTGATAAGCTTCAGAGCATGCAGCGATTCTTTGGTTTACATCCAAGTGGAGAGCTGGACAAAGAGACCCTGGCAGTTATGAAGAGGCCGCGCTGTGGTCTGTCAGATGTGGAACAATTTGGAGGCACAATTCGCTGGAAGAAGAGAACCCTCAGCTATAGGTCAGCAATGATCAGAATCTGCATGGCAATCTCTTATATTATTGTTaacacatttcactcaaaatcaTTAATGTCAACCTCATGATGGTGCTGAAGGAAAAGTCACCAAGAGCACCAAagaaaatcaccaaaatcattagAATTCAATGTTCCAGTCTATCCAGTAGCTGTTAAGATATTTCTCAGGATAGCATGAGTGAAACCTTTAACCTTCTGGTGgcacaaaatgaaaagtcaacAGATCATCATAGTCATTGGTACCAGGAATCTTTATACCAAATTTCATAGAAATCTGTTCAAtaactgtcaaaatattttagtttaaatGAAAGTGTCAGatgaactgactgacagactgccACTCCCATTTATAGAGCAATACCACTGTCCAGACTTGTGTCATGCCACAGAGGTTATTCCTCTTTTCTCAAAagtgaaagacaaaaagcaTTAAATGTGTCAGATTAGTAAGGATGAATTGaatattaaaatgcaattttacagtatgtttgttcTTCAGGATCACTGGTTCCAACCTCCCCAGTTCAGCCTCAAAGATTCACAAAGTCTTCAGGGAGGCATGGAAACTCTGGTCCAGTGTCGTACCGATGAAATTTCGCAAGCGGAGCAGGAAAGAGGCTGACATCGTCATCTGCTTCCACAAAGGAGGTAAGCTCTAAAGAGATCTCCTCAAATAGCACTGCACAGCAACCCTGACACTGACACGTGGCATAAAGGATGCACTGCATATAACAGTTAACTGCATCGTTTGTTGCAGACCATGAGGACGGCACACCTTTTGATGGCAAAGGAGGAATCCTGGCTCATGCCTTTCTGCCTGGGTCTGGTATTGGTGGAGACGTACACTTTGATGCTGATGAGGACTGGAGCTTTAATTCTACTGGTACTGGAGTTcaaaatctcacacacacaaagaataaATCTCTAACACTTAAAGAAGGATTTTGTTTACTTATaggaataattcaacattttgaggGATACCACTTCAATCACTCTAATCATTGAGCTCCTTCTTCCTCTTGGGGTAGTGGTAGTGGTTTGAAGGTTGCAAATCAGTTCAAACCCACATTCAGCAAATGACTACACAGAGACCAATGTTGCAATTTTCGATTACCTGAAACCGAAATAACACAAAAGTTATTCACTTCAAACTTTGTGTATAATCACCCAAACACTTGAACTGCATATGCATGTAACAAGAGTTGTTTAACTTATCTCCTTTTACTTTAGGCCATGACCTTATCAATTGTCCATCGTATGTCAGCTGCTTTGTACAGACTAACAAGCTTTCTATACCATGAAACCCTCACATGGCTTGTATCCCTGCTCAAGGTTTCAACCTGTTTGCTGTAGCAGCCCATGAATTTGGCCATGCACTCGGCCTGCCCCACTCATCTGATCCTGGAGCCATCATGTACCCATCATACAACTTTGCTCCCAATTATGAGCTGCAGCTCTCCTTCCGTGATGTCAAAGACGTCCAAAACCTGTATGGTGAGTTTAGCTCGATTCAAAAGATGAAGCATTATTTCACTGATTGGACTCAAAAAGGTTCTTTCCcaaagcagacaaacagagaatgaaaaacagacCATGCGCTGTGACTGTGAGATAGACTGTATACGCTgcttgcttaaaaaaaaaaaaaaaaaaaaaaaaaaaaaaaaaaccttaaaaaaagttaaaacagctttttaaactGAATGAACACAAGTACACTGGAGCGTTTTTGCATGTAAAATACTGACACATCAGTTTAGTTACAGGACACTTTAGTAatcacacagataaaaaaaaaaagtgtttatgcTGTAGTGTGGGAAACCAGGCCAACACAACATCTTTTTCATCATCACGTTTCATCATTATACTGCTGAAATTTCATCAGTGACAGTGGAAATGAAATTTATTTAGAAATGTCACAGTTTTAGATTTCAGTAGATGCATGGTTGAATTAATTGTTATTAGTATTTCTTTTTAGTCCTTTTAGCTACAactattcattcattatctgtacctcttatccattaagggtcacgggggcTGCCAGTCCATAGCTACAACTAGCTTTTGTATCTTATATACTGTAGATACATGCATGAGAGAATCAACtgtattataaaataaatgtgtattgGTTAAATCATATCAGtaaactgcatgtttattacagaCATTCATTTCTGAATGTGCAATTACACAGAGGCTGACAAAACAGCTCATTAGGAAGAATGAAATCTGGCAGCAGAAAGCATCAAATTGAAGGAGTGTCAATGGCTTCTGTCAAAGTTTGTCTCATGTTTTGCAGACATCTGCGAGTTTGGCTTGAAGGCAATGAGAATATTTGcagattatatattttatttgcataCACTCAAAGGGCAGGATCACCTTTCCTTCTTGACTTGTCTGCAGGTATCAGTGCCAATTTTGCGTCACTATTCTCAAAAAAGCCTCCTCCAAGAACACCTGACAAATGTGATCCAGATTTGTCCTTTGATGCTGTAACAGAATTACAACAGGAGGTCCTGTTTTTTAAAGACAGGTATGTAAACTGTCCCAGTGTGCCTCCATAAGGAAGGCTTACAGACAGAGTTGATCCTCACCTGGTATCTCCTTGGTCtaatgataatgaaataaacaataagtGAAACATAGTTTGAGATAACTCTCTGACTTTTCAGATTTATGTGGCGCAAACATCCTCAGTTTGATGAAACAGCAATCACTCTGATCAGCAGTCTGTGGCCAGACATCATCCCTCCCTTCTTGGATGCTGTCTATGAGAACGTGGATGGGAatgtaattgtatttttcaaaggtaaaatgaagtaaaatcCCAAAAAGAGGATCATGAgttttgtggtgtttgtgcTTTAATTGACTTTTCCAATGAAAAAGCTGATATACCTGAATGGGTGGTGGATTGgaaatatataaatgtgtgaCAGTAGAGTTTTTGTTTCAGGTCATCAGTACTGGACGCTGAGGCAACTAAAACTCCAGGAAGATTCTCCTAGAAACATCTCACACTTGGGCTTCCCCTCCAGAATAAAATCTATAGATGCTGCTCTTCATTTCAGAATTGAGCGCTCCACTGTGTTCTTCACTGGCCATGAGTGTTGGAGGTATGTAAGACCTCCTGCTGACTGTAGCCTTATACTGAATggatatacattttaaatggaatTGTACCTCATTACATTTATATGGAACAAAGTATTTTCCCAGTTCAGTATATGTATGTAATGACCATTGAGTAAAACAGAATTGCTTGCTGTGTCTGACTTGGCTATTTCTTACACAATGTGGTTTTAAAGTTGTTTAACCATCATGTCTGATGTCATAAGACACAGCAGTGTTCACTGTCTTTTACCATGCTTCCCAAAAAGATGGGAAACAGTGTTACCTCTACACAGGAAAACATATAGTTCTACcctgttttctttgtgtacTGTGTCTAGGTACAATGAGAAGcagaggatgatggagggatCACCGGTGCTCATAGAGCAGATGTGGCCAGGGATTCCAACTCCCATAGATGCAGCCGTCTTCTATGAGGGTAGTTACATCACCTTGCTTTTCTGGTGTcagtaaattaaatgtttacagTGCATTTCTCTCAGACAATGGGTGGTTTTCTGTTACATTGCTTTGTGGCACAAAAAAATATTGAGACCGAATATGGTGAGTTTCAATGACCTGATGTTTTAGTACTGGACACAACATTATACATGTGATGCATTTTATATATTACAATAATGAATCTTGATTCCCCACAGGATTTGTGCACTTCTTCAAAGGAAATATCCACTACAAATATGATTCCAACTCCAAACGTGTCGTCTCCACCAGCCCTGTTAATGACCTGCTGGAGTGTGAGAAGCACAACAACGAAATACTGACAGAAAGGAGATAACTGAAGGGAAACACTCTATGCTGCTTGATGATAATAATGCTGCTGTGTATCTGCTGTGTGTACACAGTGCTTAAAGTGTTACAAAACTGTATACCCTGTAATAACCACAATATACCTAATACCAAATTGGGAAATGATGAGTTACATAGGGGAAGTGACTGAAAGTGCGTTATACAATGTTGTAATGATGTTATTTGTACCTTGTATCAAAGTACAGCTTTTTGTGTTCTGATTTTAAGTTgatgtgataaatgtgtttcaTATGTGTTCAACTCAAATATTGCTGAGAAACACTTCTTCTGAAGATACTcgtcaaaatgcaaaaatgtatttcatgcTTCATCTTTGCATGTCTGTGATTAACACATTCattctgactgtgtgtctgcatttatGGATGTTGCCGTAATTAACATGAGACAATACGTTGCACAAGAAAATCATTATTGTTCCTCTCAGTGTCCAGTGTTAGGTAACACTAACCAAAATGTAGCTTCCCACTAACATGAAGTGGTTATTAATTATTACAGGCATATCTGGATGGAATATAAAAGCCAAATACATTTTCTATGCAGTACAATACTCATGAATATGTGATGGAACTGActgtttttaagtttgtttttaa
The DNA window shown above is from Lates calcarifer isolate ASB-BC8 linkage group LG20, TLL_Latcal_v3, whole genome shotgun sequence and carries:
- the LOC108893262 gene encoding matrix metalloproteinase-18, with the translated sequence MLWLSLLIILLAGHTPVMGLPLRTSDLPTQPHAGPSGADREFAEEYLWRFYGYQPKLARQKRTTDKDEDADWKTGLCDKLQSMQRFFGLHPSGELDKETLAVMKRPRCGLSDVEQFGGTIRWKKRTLSYRITGSNLPSSASKIHKVFREAWKLWSSVVPMKFRKRSRKEADIVICFHKGDHEDGTPFDGKGGILAHAFLPGSGIGGDVHFDADEDWSFNSTGFNLFAVAAHEFGHALGLPHSSDPGAIMYPSYNFAPNYELQLSFRDVKDVQNLYGISANFASLFSKKPPPRTPDKCDPDLSFDAVTELQQEVLFFKDRFMWRKHPQFDETAITLISSLWPDIIPPFLDAVYENVDGNVIVFFKGHQYWTLRQLKLQEDSPRNISHLGFPSRIKSIDAALHFRIERSTVFFTGHECWRYNEKQRMMEGSPVLIEQMWPGIPTPIDAAVFYEGFVHFFKGNIHYKYDSNSKRVVSTSPVNDLLECEKHNNEILTERR